One segment of Acropora muricata isolate sample 2 chromosome 8, ASM3666990v1, whole genome shotgun sequence DNA contains the following:
- the LOC136926936 gene encoding afadin-like, with translation MPENDINGMRPKEDEREYLRKLIAEWNASRMDLFAISEPGEDLEYRGVMRFFFQDAGAKMATKCVRVTSVETAEDVTNVLVEKFRPDMKMLTNPNYSLYEVHPNGDSRKLSKEEKPLVVQLSWLEDDREGRFLLKSDSEALVTTNVFNTENDPGQSFKRRLSKREKKELKKKKEEDAKKAKILGPPSPTKSSDDSAIAQTLYNELPETSFTRSISNPEIVMKMRRQRKLEQKLKEFQSSEGVADSGGTLKIFAETLKPEIPYKTLLVSMRDPTTYVVKEALEKYKMEKENPEEYCLVMVNIPPEGANGTNVLGKERIVHDEDNPLAIAATWPKNQGHVVFHLRRRANMPQYRKQKRRSKSPSRVPQDKTPEKGVGERLANNPFPEHLLPYLRELTSDGHELDYRGNEHRLPMEVTEVGSEKSMSSGGSYLELFAPHILPRHCVITNMDGIVSVTPTSGDAEVYVDGKRIYESTRLNHGSTIKFGRLHTFKFGDPAYEENSNLPGSPGREESVSSDSDSQRRRESRSGPRGMNREYEQNNHESGLFETTFGVDGEVETYTNEKARQDLSPRSMSSQPDDGMGDKLPARLEFRESGEDAFFAAVISEVNGDRVHFKLAPTYTLYMCCRYRTSPAYREEISRQERSERLTHTVQKIANMVRSTVEENSQFPGSLAFWIANSSELLHFLNQDIDVAPLLKESQQVLYQSVQMSFKHLVQCVEQELRTLMSAFLDITEDADMEDSDVESMLDPDASDGIAGERSFRYGPTGRPIGGDSWLGGRRRHGKPTISEILFTLSSAMSLLRRCRVNATLTIQVFSHLFHYINMWIFNKLVLQPQLGLCTRDWGYRLRRRLGRVESWAQKQGLELAADCHLCRVVQAAQLLQAPKNSHSDLNNISSVCYKLNSMQLRMLLENYRPAPDELDIPRDLIDNVVAVAENTADQLLRNQGQEVILEEDPQPQLQFMLPSDRYSSEVIRGVPSGLREFLKPLEGIGLCRLTIQPASSGLWTVYHTKYNKDNLSEWIRDENHSLQGGDVTPRSPQAPEIMEVSFYKGQGGMGLSIVAAKGAGQDKLGIYIKQVVKGGAAAKDGRLQAGDQLLTVNGESLVGVPQERAAELMVKSGANVTLRIAKQGAIYHGLATLLNQPAQIVTRDPLQNLIVVGNEDLVEASPTIPEQEMQRPPGRWLPPARSQSLNRWGEEDRGRPTYQGQWEIEEDRRKRDADEERRRIEEQRRQAEEERRLEEEKILAEHERLFREEEKRLAEQRRQAEEQRRLEEERRQEEERRLQEQRRRAEEQRRLEEERRRAEEQKRVEEERRREEERRLEEQRVYAEEQRRIEEARAREERRLAEEQRRLDEERRREEEQRQEEQRRFVEDRRRLEVERKRGEDALKMIGQQQRRQKPSVSRASPQTIQVEVVRPPARAEKERSPLTVKVAEPEMVPQKRNNYYSSPTSAGSLSPKKESPRDKEVNSTDEPPSSPIRIDSRNSRFGRYIMVTQAGSGGAQPERAGESEVNSRDNWKSNEREEFSRWQQTEKRSAEERESAFERRDREEKERREQEAWRFHLERQRRGQEEIGRPDKQERDPRTEEWERGRVERGRRDRERQEVEREERERLEEERIMNQMQREELIERREREEHLKQLEGEQAQQRNMEQARLRAGNKGSKEYLDKIESLSADEVEREFQRRLEEERKRKEEDGYEEERKADGLVSVTRVKYHAPDKEERMERGRKIDLLLDETMRRDRERKEAERWRQQKGEDEEKLRSERQQRLSQQLETDREQQRESQRRLREQRDKEQEEWLKEQREKRDQLRIDQEKMRLEKKMQEEEDRNKKRQEIQQRREQEELLRRESEKQKQEQERLLAEEKRNAELRRDIERKKQFEEQRIVKEKEEQLRKQLLEGQQQQEGRTRKPSTEDHVSELKSRATADYERRRKLIDVEVSRQRPEPVSALKNPSLPKPKKQVSFSNVATEISDPTSSYVVGSSAGYTARVTPAPSIKYVNTRAPIDEPDAGRPPILDDDDELPPPPPPPPPPEELLEDDNLPPPPPMKSQQSYDRFSALSNDRSRSLGYSSRVTVTSQGPPEYPPAYSNAGIPLRQPPVTSSSAYPSYVTLPRKPRPVSYPNAFEMNQQGPAMVPTRYGSQENVLDGPGSRPQPPPSYAPKPARLDSAQLNGPENARGRLARMSLTDEEKSESQFVSKKPENLHFRDKLKMFNKESPEEKVRASKWQQEQLSQINGDY, from the exons ATGCCAGAAAACGATATAAACGGCATGCGACCGAAGGAGGACGAACGCGAATATTTGCGAAAGTTGATTGCAGAATGGAACGCGAGTCGTATGGACCTCTTCGCTATAAGCGAGCCAGGCGAA GACTTAGAATACCGTGGGGTGATGAGGTTTTTTTTCCAAGATGCAGgagcaaaaatggccacaaagtGCGTTCGTGTTACCAGTGTCGAAACTGCAGAAGATGTCACGAACGTCCTTGTGGAAAAGTTTCGTCCCGACATGAAAATGCTTACGAATCCAAACTACTCTCTTTACGAAGTTCACCCTAACGGAG ACTCAAGAAAACTGTCAAAAGAAGAGAAGCCATTGGTTGTTCAGCTCTCTTGGTTGGAAGATGACAGAGAAGGGAGGTTTTTGCTGAAAAGTGACTCTGAAGCTCTTGTAACCACAAATGTGTTTAACACTGAGAATGACCCTGGGCAAAGTTTTAAAAGGAGATTGTCAAAGAGGGAaaagaaagaactgaaaaagaagaaggaggaAGATGCTAAAAAGGCTAAAATACTTGGTCCGCCTTCACCCACAAAATCAAGCGATGATTCTGCAATTGCTCAAACACTATACAATGAATTACCTGAAACTAGCTTCACAAGGAGCATTTCAAATCCTGAAATTGTCATGAAAATGCGTCGGCAAAGAAAGCTGGAACAGAAGTTGAAGGAATTCCAAAGTAGTGAAGGAGTTGCTGATAGTGGAGGTACACTGAAAATCTTTGCAGAAACTTTAAAACCTGAGATACCGTACAAGACTCTTCTTGTTTCAATGCGCGATCCAACAACCTATGTGGTGAAAGAAGCGTTGGAAAAATACAAGATGGAGAAAGAGAATCCTGAAGAGTACTGCCTTGTTATGGTTAATATTCCACCAGAAGGTGCAAATGGAACTAATGTTCTTGGTAAAGAAAGGATTGTCCACGATGAGGATAATCCACTGGCCATCGCTGCCACGTGGCCTAAGAATCAAGGTCATGTGGTTTTCCATTTGCGGCGCAGGGCAAACATGCCCCAGTACAGAAAGCAGAAGAGAAGATCAAAGTCTCCCTCAAGGGTACCCCAGGACAAAACCCCAGAGAAAGGAGTTGGAGAAAGACTTGCAAATAATCCATTTCCTGAACATCTCCTCCCATATTTAAGGGAGTTGACATCTGATGGTCATGAACTAGATTACAGGGGTAATGAGCATAGGTTACCCATGGAGGTGACAGAGGTTGGTAGTGAGAAATCAATGTCTTCTGGAGGCAGCTACCTGGAATTATTTGCACCTCATATCCTTCCACGTCACTGTGTTATTACCAATATGGATGGCATTGTCTCAGTCACACCCACATCAGGTGATGCTGAAGTTTATGTCGATGGAAAAAGGATTTATGAATCGACAAGACTTAACCATGGTAGCACAATCAAGTTTGGGAGACTTCATACTTTCAAGTTTGGAGACCCAGCTTATGAAGAGAACAGCAATCTTCCAGGTTCGCCAGGTCGAGAGGAGAGTGTTAGCAGTGACAGTGATTCACAGAGGAGAAGAGAGTCCAG ATCTGGACCAAGAGGAATGAACagagaatatgagcagaataATCATGAAAGTGGGCTGTTTGAGACTACATTTGGTGTTGATGGTGAAGTGGAAACATACACCAATGAAAAAGCG AGACAGGATCTGTCCCCTCGTTCGATGAGTTCTCAACCTGATGATGGAATGGGTGACAAGCTTCCAGCAAGGTTGGAGTTTCGTGAGTCTGGCGAAGATGCTTTTTTTGCTGCAGTCATAAGCGAGGTCAATGGAGACAGGGTTCATTTCAAACTTGCTCCAACATACACGCTCTACATGTGCTGCCGCTACCGCACGTCACCTGCTTATAGGGAGGAGATTTCAAGACAAGAGCGCAGTGAACGGTTAACTCACACTGTTCAGAAAATAGCCAATATGGTGCGCTCTACAGTGGAG GAAAACAGCCAGTTTCCTGGAAGTTTAGCCTTTTGGATAGCAAATTCATCCGAACTGTTGCATTTCCTTAACCAAGACATTGATGTAGCCCCGCTTTTGAAAGAAAGCCAGCAGGTATTGTACCAGTCGGTTCAGATGTCCTTCAAACACCTTGTGCAGTGTGTGGAACAGGAACTACGAACACTGATGTCTGCATTTCTGGATATCACGGAGGATGCTGACATGGAAGACAGTGATGTGGAATCCATGTTGGATCCTGATGCTTCAGATGGCATAGCTGGGGAGCGCAGCTTCAGATATGGTCCCACTGGAAGGCCCATTGGTGGAGACAGTTGGCTTG GTGGTCGAAGACGGCATGGCAAGCCCACCATATCAGAGATCCTATTTACCTTGTCATCTGCTATGTCATTGTTACGACGTTGCAGAGTCAATGCCACCCTTACCATCCAAGTTTTCTCTCATTTGTTCCACTACATTAACATGTGGATATTCAACAAACTGGTCCTTCAGCCTCAGTTAGGTCTTTGCACGAGAGACTGGGGATACCGACTGAGAAGGAGACTGGGACGGGTGGAGTCCTGGGCCCAGAAGCAGGGACTTGAACTGGCAGCTGACTGTCACTTGTGTCGCGTTGTGCAG GCTGCTCAATTGTTACAGGCACCCAAGAATTCACACAGTGACCTCAACAATATATCATCTGTTTGTTACAAGCTGAATTCAATGCAGCTTCGCATGCTGCTGGAAAATTATCGCCCAGCACCTGATGAACTTGACATACCTAG GGATTTGATTGACAATGTTGTGGCAGTTGCTGAAAACACAGCCGATCAGCTCCTTCGTAACCAGGGTCAGGAGGTGATACTCGAAGAAGACCCTCAGCCTCAGCTCCAGTTCATGCTTCCTAGTGATAGGTACTCAAGTGAAGTGATCCGTGGAGTTCCTTCTGGTCTGAGAGAATTTTTGAAGCCTCTAGAAGGAATTG GTCTTTGCCGGTTGACCATCCAGCCAGCCTCTTCTGGTTTGTGGACTGTATATCACACAAAGTACAACAAAGATAATTTGTCAG AATGGATCAGAGATGAGAATCACTCCTTGCAAG GTGGTGATGTTACTCCAAGATCTCCTCAG GCCCCTGAAATAATGGAAGTTTCATTCTACAAAGGACAAGGAGGAATGGGCCTTAGCATTGTAGCTGCAAAG GGAGCTGGACAAGATAAACTGGGAATTTACATCAAACAGGTTGTGAAAGGTGGTGCAGCCGCTAAA GATGGACGCTTGCAAGCTGGAGACCAGCTTTTGACTGTGAATGGGGAAAGCTTGGTTGGCGTTCCACAGGAGAG GGCTGCAGAGTTGATGGTGAAATCCGGGGCCAATGTGACGTTGCGAATCGCCAAACAAGGTGCCATATATCATGGCCTGGCAACTTTGCTTAATCAACCTGCCCAGATTGTCACAAGAG ACCCTCTACAGAATCTCATTGTAGTGGGAAACGAAGACCTTGTTGAAGCTTCACCCACAATCCCTGAGCAGGAGATGCAACGACCACCCGGGCGCTGGTTACCACCGGCTCGCAGTCAGTCACTCAACAGGTGGGGCGAGGAGGACAGAGGGAGACCGACCTATCAAGGTCAGTGGGAGATAGAGGAAGACAGACGAAAAAGGGATGCTGATGAGGAGAGAAGGCGAATTGAGGAGCAGAGGCGTCAAGCTGAAGAAGAGCGGCGTTTGGAAGAAGAGAAGATTCTAGCGGAGCATGAGAGGCTCTTtcgagaagaagaaaaaaggctcGCGGAACAGCGAAGGCAGGCTGAAGAACAGAGGCGGCTGGAAGAGGAAAGAAGACAGGAAGAGGAGAGGCGTCTTCAAGAACAAAGAAGGCGTGCCGAAGAACAGCGAAGGTTGGAGGAAGAACGAAGGCGGGCTGAAGAGCAGAAAAGAGTGGAAGAGGAGCGTCGGCGCGAAGAAGAACGGAGACTTGAGGAGCAACGTGTGTACGCAGAAGAACAAAGGAGAATCGAAGAAGCTCGTGCTCGCGAAGAGAGACGACTGGCCGAGGAACAGCGGCGATTGGACGAAGAACGCCGAAGAGAGGAGGAACAAAGACAAGAGGAACAGCGTCGCTTCGTCGAAGATCGGCGTAGGCTTGAAGTGGAACGGAAACGTGGAGAGGACGCGCTTAAGATGATTGGACAACAACAGCGTCGCCAGAAGCCGTCAGTTTCACGTGCCTCGCCCCAGACTATTCAGGTTGAAGTCGTTCGCCCTCCGGCGCGAGCTGAGAAAGAAAGGTCACCGCTGACCGTGAAAGTGGCGGAACCAGAAATGGTCCCCCAGAAACGCAACAATTATTACAGTTCACCTACGTCTGCTGGCTCGTTGTCTCCAAAGAAAGAGTCGCCTCGAGATAAAGAG GTTAACTCAACTGACGAGCCTCCCTCAAGTCCCATTCGCATTGACAGTCGAAATTCACGCTTTGGTCGATACATTATGGTCACTCAGGCAGGCTCTGGCGGTGCGCAACCCGAGCGAGCTGGGGAGAGCGAAGTAAACAGTAGAGACAACTGGAAATCGAACGAAAGAGAAGAATTTTCTCGCTGGCAGCAAACGGAAAAGAGATCAGCAGAGGAAAGAGAAAGTGCTTTCGAGCGAAGAGACCGTGAGGAGAAGGAACGGCGAGAACAAGAGGCGTGGAGGTTCCATCTTGAAAGACAGAGGAGAGGTCAAGAGGAGATTGGCAGACCTGATAAACAGGAACGAGATCCGAGAACTGAGGAGTGGGAGCGTGGACGCGTGGAACGTGGGCGTCGCGACAGAGAACGTCAAGAAGTCGAGCGCGAAGAACGCGAACGCCTTGAAGAAGAGCGGATCATGAATCAAATGCAGAGAGAGGAATTGATCGAGCGAAGGGAACGAGAGGAGCACTTGAAACAGCTGGAGGGGGAACAAGCACAGCAGCGAAACATGGAACAAGCACGACTGAGAGCAGGAAACAAGGGAAGTAAAGAGTATTTGGATAAGATCGAGTCGCTGTCGGCGGATGAGGTCGAGCGTGAATTTCAGAGGCGTCTTgaggaagaaagaaagaggaaggAAGAAGATGGTTATGAAGAG GAACGGAAAGCGGATGGACTGGTGTCAGTGACTCGAGTGAAGTACCATGCACCAGACAAGGAAGAAAGAATGGAGAGGGGGCGCAAAATCGACTTGTTATTGGATGAGACAATGCGACGAGATAGGGAAAGGAAAGAAGCCGAGAGATGGCGGCAACAGAAGGGTGAAGACGAGGAGAAGCTTCGAAG tGAAAGACAACAGCGCCTGAGTCAGCAGCTGGAAACCGACCGCGAGCAACAACGAGAGAGTCAGCGGAGATTGCGGGAACAGCGCGACAAGGAACAAGAGGAATGGCTGAAAGAGCAGCGGGAAAAGCGAGATCAGCTGAGAATTGATCAGGAGAAAATGCGACTGGAGAAGAAGATGCAAGAGGAGGAAGATCGAAATAAAAAGCGACAAGAGATACAACAGCGCCGTGAGCAGGAAGAGCTATTGCGACGGGAAtccgaaaaacaaaaacaagaacaagagcGACTTCTGGCTGAAGAAAAACGCAACGCGGAGCTAAGGCGAGACATCGAACGGAAGAAGCAATTTGAGGAGCAGAGAATCGTCAAGGAGAAGGAGGAGCAGTTGCGCAAGCAGCTACTTGAAGGTCAACAGCAGCAAGAAGGAAGAACGCGCAAACCTTCCACCGAGGATCATGTAAGTGAATTGAAGAGTCGCGCGACCGCCGATTACGAACGAAGGCGAAAACTGATCGACGTAGAGGTCAGTCGGCAACGTCCGGAACCCGTGTCAGCCCTTAAGAATCCAAGTCTGCCCAAACCAAAGAAGCAAGTGTCCTTTTCGAATGTTGCAACAGAGATCAGCGACCCAACTTCTTCCTACGTCGTCGGGTCTTCAGCTGGTTACACTGCACGAGTAACTCCGGCCCCCAGCATCAAATACGTTAACACACGAGCGCCTATCGATGAGCCGGATGCTGGGAGACCACCCATCCTCGACGATGACGACGAGCTACCACcacctcctcctcctcctccgcCGCCTGAGGAGTTGCTGGAAGACGACAACCTCCCACCGCCGCCTCCCATGAAATCACAGCAAAGCTACGACCGGTTCTCTGCCCTCAGTAACGACAGATCTCGCAGTTTGGGATATTCTTCTCGGGTCACTGTTACATCCCAGGGGCCACCAGAGTATCCTCCGGCTTATTCTAATGCGGGAATTCCTCTTCGTCAGCCCCCAGTTACGTCATCCTCGGCTTACCCGAGCTACGTCACTTTACCAAGGAAACCCCGCCCTGTGTCATATCCAAATGCTTTTGAGATGAATCAACAGGGCCCTGCCATGGTCCCAACAAGATACGGATCACAAGAGAATGTTCTGGATGGACCGGGATCTCGTCCACAACCTCCTCCTTCTTACGCTCCAAAACCCGCGCGACTGGATAGCGCTCAGTTGAATGGACCCGAAAATGCACGCGGCCGATTGGCCAGGATGTCCCTCACGGATGAGGAGAAATCAGAAAGTCAGTTTGTTTCTAAGAAACCCGAGAACCTTCACTTCAGAGACAAACTCAAAATGTTTAACAAAGAGTCACCAGAGGAAAAAGTGAGGGCTTCGAAATGGCAGCAGGAGCAGTTGTCGCAAATAAATGGGGATTATTAA
- the LOC136926941 gene encoding glycine receptor subunit alphaZ1-like, with the protein MCFSCKRSDKFPFGFALLFVLLSGLRICNASKGYQKACNRSMEELLTWIRNGYDGFSRPNKTGEPVTIIIESYISSIGSINEENMEFSLDMFFRQRWNDSRLCYLPVRGKPTDQRLILSPEISKHVWKPNIYFRNSKEARFHLVPTQNVLFGITPDGCILMSARITTVLSCQMNFRHFPMDQQTCNFYVGSYSQTEDDIIVKWGAGNRGVIVPNYLEIPQFDISKVVVRNRNRSYNTGVFSEPQATFVFKRRVMFYVYGFYLPVVLVVLLSWISFWIDPESTPARVSLGVITILAMGNFLHGGGATPNVSYATALDVYMITCFVFVFACLLEYAAVHCALNKSQKAEINEACSLVKFSEPTKSQPAMEGMENESVSSASTITLPMTSNENEVKSVLRRKSLVIEAKLRYIQFNSTSLESYSRVAFPLCFLIFNVAYWLTYLGPGVENHGVW; encoded by the exons ATGTGTTTTAGCTGCAAACGTAGTGACAAATTTCCTTTTGGTTTCGCTTTACTTTTCGTTTTATTATCTGGTTTAAGAATCTGCAACGCCAGCAAAGG GTATCAAAAAGCTTGTAACCGTAGTATGGAAGAGTTGCTCACCTGGATAAGAAATGGTTACGATGGTTTTTCCAGGCCAAACAAAACTG GAGAGCCAGTAACCATCATCATCGAGTCTTATATTTCAAGTATTGGCTCTATCAATGAAGAGAACATG GAATTTTCGCTGGACATGTTTTTTCGACAGCGTTGGAATGATTCGCGGCTTTGTTATCTGCCAGTGAGAGGTAAACCAACAGACCAGCGGCTAATCCTAAGCCCGGAAATCAGCAAACACGTTTGGAAGCCTAATATTTACTTTAGAAACAGCAAAGAGGCACGCTTTCATCTGGTTCCAACCCAAAACGTTCTCTTTGGCATAACACCTGACGGCTGCATCCTGATGAGTGCTAG AATCACGACAGTCCTGTCCTGTCAGATGAATTTTCGTCATTTTCCCATGGATCAACAGACGTGTAATTTCTACGTTGGTAGTT ATTCTCAAACAGAGGATGACATCATCGTAAAGTGGGGAGCTGGCAACCGTGGTGTAATCGTGCCCAATTATTTGGAGATTCCACAGTTTGATATTAGTAAAGTAGTCGTGAGAAATCGCAACAGAAGCTATAACACAG GTGTTTTCTCGGAGCCACAAGCTACATTTGTCTTTAAAAGGCGTGTGATGTTTTACGTGTATGGCTTTTATCTGCCGGTAGTTCTTGTCGTACTTCTCAGTTGGATCTCGTTCTGGATCGATCCCGAATCTACCCCTGCACGTGTGTCTCTTGGAGTCATCACCATTCTGGCCATGGGAAATTTCCTTCACGGAGGGGGTGCGACTCCGAATGTGTCCTACGCCACTGCGCTCGATGTTTACATGATCACATGTTTTGTGTTCGTTTTTGCTTGCTTGTTGGAATACGCTGCTGTCCATTGTGCACTCAATAAATCACAAAAAGCAGAAATAAATGAG GCATGTAGCTTGGTCAAATTTTCCGAGCCAACGAAATCTCAACCAGCTATGGAGGGCATGGAGAACGAAAGCGTTTCGAGCGCAAGTACTATAACTCTTCCAATGACATCAAACGAGAACGAAGTAAAGTCCGTGTTGAGACGGAAATCGTTGGTTATCGAGGCTAAACTGCGCTACATTCAATTCAACTCGACTTCGTTGGAGAGTTACTCCAGAGTGGCTTttcctttgtgttttttgaTATTCAATGTCGCTTATTGGTTGACGTATTTGGGTCCAGGAGTCGAGAATCATGGAGTATGGTGA
- the LOC136927098 gene encoding putative leucine-rich repeat-containing protein DDB_G0290503 has product MTDNDIVEEVMNESSQKQFLNTLKEKDDTIQQLQASLEQIKQNLAVATSSLGEKEDALKRIILAFENQGKELEFSNQRTKTIADEVDCFHKEMTELNTLLCLREDDIKKLKELVTSKDSELKEQGMKLEEIKFQLHNNENALEIAMHDLDQNGLEKRSLLDNLKNRVEEIRHLKEALDEERMGKYRSLDNHPGAIALKLVSGKSEYTRKEIEFEECNYKEQAISCFEKNVSVQEKNEELANTRHELGQKEFDIANDTLLRQMEQRYELHKRCASENESGLRKETKYLEEKIKELGTLLYRKKNESEELTTSFRKCEIRKNLNDSLEVERKRMKQYNSCSFVSDDNEKCPMEMARIAGKQIASTMANRMHEIMAHMHAMQLTLESQRSEYCVLTNRNKDLKERLEKLEDQVVKKDIVHSERLNNVLDNVRIKRNEIKSLKAMLRQRTTQVEAIFSKPIEAPEIPTDRTAGEICGSHAFR; this is encoded by the exons ATGACTGATAACGACATCGTTGAAGAAGTGATGAATGAGAGCTCACAAAAGCAATTCCTAAACACGCTTAAAGAAAAAGACGACACAATTCAGCAGCTACAAGCATCCTTAGAGCAAATCAAGCAAAATCTTGCAGTTGCCACATCTTCTTTGGGGGAAAAAGAAGATGCATTAAAGCGAATAATCCTCGCCTTTGAGAATCAAGGTAAGGAACTGGAGTTCTCAAACCAGAGAACGAAAACGATAGCAGACGAGGTTGACTGTTTCCATAAGGAAATGACAGAATTGAATACACTGTTGTGTTTACGCGAAGATGACATcaaaaaactcaaagaattAGTGACCTCCAAAGATTCAGAGCTAAAGGAGCAGGGTATGAAGTTAGAGGAGATTAAGTTTCAACTTCATAACAATGAGAATGCGCTCGAGATTGCTATGCATGATCTTGATCAAAATGGACTTGAAAAGAGATCTCTATTGGACAACTTGAAGAACAGagttgaagaaataagacatcTCAAGGAAGCATTAGATGAAGAGAGGATGGGGAAGTACCGTTCCCTTGATAACCACCCAGGAGCCATTGCACTTAAACTGGTTTCTGGGAAGTCCGAATATACAAGAAAGGAGATTGAATTCGAGGAGTGTAATTATAAAGAACAAGCAATAAGCTGTTTCGAGAAAAATGTTTCAGTTCAGGAAAAGAACGAAGAACTTGCAAATACTCGTCATGAGTTGGGGCAAaaagaatttgacattgcaaaTGATACCTTGCTTCGTCAAATGGAGCAAAGATATGAACTTCATAAGCGATGTGCATCTGAGAATGAATCTGGCTTGCGCAAGGAGACTAAATATTTGGAGGAGAAAATTAAAGAATTGGGAACCCTGCTGTATCGAAAGAAGAATGAAAGTGAGGAATTGACCACGAGCTTTAGAAAAtgtgaaataagaaaaaacttaAATGACAGCcttgaagttgaaagaaaacgAATGAAACAGTACAATTCTTGTAGCTTTGTGAGCGATGATAATGAGAAATGCCCTATGGAAATGGCAAGGATTGCTGGAAAACAAATTGCAAGCACTATGGCCAATAGAATGCATGAAATCATGGCCCATATGCATGCAATGCAACTAACTCTTGAAAGCCAGAGAAGTGAATACTGTGTATTAACAAATAGAAACAAAGATCTAAAGGAACGTTTGGAAAAATTGGAAGATCAAGTGGTTAAGAAAGATATAGTGCATTCTGAGAGACTAAATAATGTTTTGGATAACGTGCGGATTAAACGGAACGAAATCAAAAGTCTCAAGGCAATGCTGAGACAAAGAACCACACAGGTGGAAGCCATTTTTTCGAAG CCAATTGAAGCGCCAGAGATTCCAACAGATAGGACCGCAGGAGAAATCTGCGGGAGTCATGCCTTCCGTTAG